In Oceanobacillus sp. FSL K6-2867, one DNA window encodes the following:
- a CDS encoding ATP-grasp fold amidoligase family protein, with translation MNEGIDNQLDMEKSKASTEPEVDNEELIKRLIKTEAAIKKAEADIKSSEKQIQHIKKSKTWKQTASIRKVLHANQDPQIAELEKEVASVRHELYAAKELIHSLKLETTKLDYNHLWRTAKEKKDKGTLIEFMEDIIDQKQTHDENYNHLLKASARLFMNDKKTYKQLVYPKLLSGLKVEDIPEFMIRSGLSEEEISLKPASSYRASLNMRMREHQLLGTLPEMLLDDKKLAYQFMNRLNIRTPEVSESTYTLEEIPEKNGIAIKPIDGAGARGVYLVYNNNDIIDIKQSKTIANWQVLRKNMERDIESGRVSRNEWFIEELILEEKANKVPARDIKFYCFYGKVALILEIVRYPEIKYCWWTASGERIGTGKYDESLFKGNGVTNAEIEMAKVISAEIPSPFIRIDFLRSDEGLVFGEFTPKPGNYDEFDIPTDKWLGDYFIEAQGRLTNDLINGKEFSHYKKLQAEVHLKD, from the coding sequence ATGAACGAAGGTATTGATAATCAGCTCGATATGGAAAAAAGCAAGGCTTCAACAGAACCTGAGGTTGACAATGAGGAATTAATCAAACGATTGATCAAAACAGAAGCAGCGATTAAAAAGGCAGAAGCTGATATCAAAAGTAGTGAGAAACAGATACAGCATATAAAGAAAAGCAAGACATGGAAACAAACTGCCTCAATTCGCAAAGTACTGCATGCAAACCAAGATCCGCAAATAGCAGAATTGGAAAAAGAGGTCGCATCTGTCCGCCATGAATTATATGCTGCTAAGGAATTAATTCATTCGCTTAAATTGGAAACTACAAAGCTGGATTATAATCATTTATGGAGAACGGCAAAGGAAAAGAAGGATAAAGGCACATTAATTGAGTTCATGGAAGATATCATTGATCAAAAGCAAACACATGACGAGAATTACAATCATCTATTAAAAGCGTCTGCTCGCTTATTTATGAATGACAAGAAGACATATAAGCAGCTCGTTTACCCAAAGCTCCTATCCGGGCTTAAAGTAGAAGATATTCCAGAGTTCATGATCAGGTCAGGACTTTCAGAGGAAGAGATTTCTTTAAAACCGGCTTCCTCTTATCGTGCGAGTCTAAACATGCGCATGCGAGAACATCAGCTGTTGGGAACATTACCAGAAATGCTGCTAGACGATAAAAAGCTTGCATACCAATTTATGAATCGATTAAACATAAGAACACCAGAGGTTTCGGAGAGCACATACACATTAGAAGAAATACCTGAAAAAAATGGGATAGCAATCAAACCCATTGATGGGGCAGGGGCTCGCGGTGTATATCTCGTTTATAATAATAATGATATAATAGATATCAAACAATCAAAGACAATTGCTAATTGGCAAGTTTTAAGAAAAAATATGGAGAGAGACATAGAATCTGGCCGAGTTAGTCGCAATGAATGGTTCATCGAAGAATTAATATTGGAAGAAAAGGCTAATAAAGTACCTGCCCGTGATATCAAGTTTTATTGTTTTTATGGAAAAGTAGCACTCATCTTAGAAATTGTACGCTACCCGGAAATAAAATATTGCTGGTGGACGGCATCAGGTGAACGAATTGGAACTGGAAAATATGATGAAAGCTTATTTAAAGGAAATGGTGTAACAAATGCAGAAATTGAGATGGCTAAAGTGATTAGTGCTGAAATACCTTCTCCTTTTATAAGAATTGATTTTCTAAGATCTGATGAAGGCTTGGTTTTTGGAGAGTTCACACCAAAGCCGGGCAATTACGATGAGTTTGATATTCCGACAGATAAATGGCTAGGAGATTATTTTATTGAAGCACAAGGTCGATTAACAAATGATTTGATAAATGGCAAGGAATTTTCTCATTATAAAAAATTACAAGCTGAGGTTCATTTAAAAGATTGA